CACGGAAATGGCGAATAGCTGCTGCTACAGGCCACGCTGCCGCATCTCCTAACGGACAAATGGTATTACCCTCTATTTTTCTTTGAATATCCCATAGTAAATCTATATCGGACATTTCTCCTTTACCTTCTACAATCTTTTTCAGGATACGATACATCCACCCTGTTCCTTCTCTACAAGGTGTACATTGTCCACAGCTTTCGTGGTTGTAGAAACGAGCTAAAGTCATGGTGTGTTTTACCACAGATTGGTCTTCGTCTAAAACGATGAAACCTCCTGACCCCATCATCGTACCAGTTGCAAAGCCCCCTTCCGAAAGAGATTCATAATTCATATATCTTGGTTTGCCATCTATGGTTCTCAGCAATAAATTAGCTGGTACAATAGGCACAGAACTTCCTCCAGGAATACACGCCTTAAGACGCTTTCCGTTAGGTATTCCACCACAATATTCATCAGAATATATAAATTCTTCTACGGTAATGGTCATATCAATCTCATAAACCCCCGGCTTGTTGATATTACCACACGCAGAAATGAGTTTAGTTCCTGTAGAACGCCCAACTCCAATTTTAGCATACTCTGCTCCAGAAATATTGATAATAGGCACTACCGCCGCAATAGACTCCACATTGTTAACCACCGTAGGTCTTTCCCAAAGCCCTTTAACCGCTGGGAATGGAGGTTTTAGTCTAGGATTACCTCTTCTTCCTTCTAATGATTCTAGAAGAGCTGTTTCCTCTCCACAGATGTAAGCCCCACCTCCTCTTTGGACATAAATTTCCAAATCAAAGCCAGAACCTAATATATTTTTACCTAAAAATCCTGCTTTTTTAGCTTCCTCAATAGCTTCCTCTAAAATATCAGGAATCCAAGAATACTCACCTCTAATATAGATGTAAGAAGCATTAGAACCTAAACAATAAGACGAAATTAACATTCCCTCAATTAAAAGATGAGGAATAAACTCCATCAAATATCTGTCCTTGAAAGTACCTGGCTCTGACTCATCGGCATTCACTACCAAGTGTCTAGGCACCCCTTCTGGCTTAGCTAAAAAGCTCCACTTAAGTCCCGTAGGGAAACCTGCTCCCCCACGACCTCTAAGTCCAGAAGTTTTTACTTCTTCTAAAATTTCTTCAGGAGTCATCTTAAGTGCCTTTTCTGCTGCTTGATAACCTCCCTGTTTGCGGTAAACATCAAAATAACGAATACCCTCTATATGTGCATCTTTAAGTAAAAGTTTTTTACTCATTTTTTCTTTTATTTAATCCAAAGCAATGGCTCCTTGTCTGCATAGCTCAAGGATTTCATCTACTTTTTCTTTAGTTAAGTGTTCATGATAAAATTTTCCTAACTGCATCATCGGTGCATAGCCACAAGCTCCTAAGCATTCCGCTGGTTTTAATGTAAACAAACCATCTTCCGTAGTCTCTCCATCCTTAATGTTAAGTGTTTTACGGATATGGTCTAAAATATCATCACTCCCATTGAGCATACAAGGTCCTGTTCTACACACTTCTAGCACATATTTACCTACCGGCTTCATATTAAACATCGTGTAGAAAGTAGCCACTTCGTACACCTCTATTGGCAATATGTTAAGCACCTCCGCCACATAGTCCATCACAGGAACACTAAGCCACCCTCCAAATTCCTTTTGTGCAATATGCAAAACAGGAATTAGTGCCGACTTTTGTTTCCCTTCAGGATATCTAGCGATGATTTTATGAACCTTTTCTAAGGTTTCTGGCTTAAAAGCTATAACTGTCTCGTTCATTTTTTTATCTTGTAAAAGTACTTTGTACTCTAATTCTTTTTTAGTTTTAGCAAAATTTAGGCGTCTAACTCTCCTGCAATTACATTCATACTACTCATAGTTACAATAGCATCAGAAATCATAGAGCCTTTTATCATCTCTGGGAACGCTTGATAGTATATAAAACACGGTCTTCTAAAGTGTAGTCTGTATGGCGTTCTTCCACCATCACTAATAAGATAGAAACCTAACTCTCCGTTTCCTCCCTCTACACAATGGTACACCTCTCCTTTAGGAATATCTTGCTCTCCCATAACAATTTTAAAGTGATAGATAAGAGCTTCCATTTTGGTGTAAACATCTGCTTTAGCTGGCAAATAAAATTCTGGAACATCTGCGTGATAATCACCTTCTGGAAGGTTTTCGTAAGCATTTTTAACCAACTTATAACTTTCCCATATCTCCTGCTGACGAACCATAAATCTATCATAAGTATCTCCTGCCGTTCCTACTGGAATGATAAAATCAAAATCATCATAAGATGAGTAAGGTTGTGCTACACGCACATCGTAATCTACCCCAGCTGC
The genomic region above belongs to Riemerella anatipestifer and contains:
- the nuoF gene encoding NADH-quinone oxidoreductase subunit NuoF — protein: MSKKLLLKDAHIEGIRYFDVYRKQGGYQAAEKALKMTPEEILEEVKTSGLRGRGGAGFPTGLKWSFLAKPEGVPRHLVVNADESEPGTFKDRYLMEFIPHLLIEGMLISSYCLGSNASYIYIRGEYSWIPDILEEAIEEAKKAGFLGKNILGSGFDLEIYVQRGGGAYICGEETALLESLEGRRGNPRLKPPFPAVKGLWERPTVVNNVESIAAVVPIINISGAEYAKIGVGRSTGTKLISACGNINKPGVYEIDMTITVEEFIYSDEYCGGIPNGKRLKACIPGGSSVPIVPANLLLRTIDGKPRYMNYESLSEGGFATGTMMGSGGFIVLDEDQSVVKHTMTLARFYNHESCGQCTPCREGTGWMYRILKKIVEGKGEMSDIDLLWDIQRKIEGNTICPLGDAAAWPVAAAIRHFRDEFEWYVKNPELALTQNYGLGSYADPIPLKVEESN
- a CDS encoding NADH-quinone oxidoreductase subunit NuoE family protein, whose translation is MNETVIAFKPETLEKVHKIIARYPEGKQKSALIPVLHIAQKEFGGWLSVPVMDYVAEVLNILPIEVYEVATFYTMFNMKPVGKYVLEVCRTGPCMLNGSDDILDHIRKTLNIKDGETTEDGLFTLKPAECLGACGYAPMMQLGKFYHEHLTKEKVDEILELCRQGAIALD